A portion of the Natronococcus sp. AD-5 genome contains these proteins:
- a CDS encoding FAD-binding oxidoreductase — MAVTTTPTDDDAVRELEERLRGELLRPDDPGYDGARSVWNGMIDRSPALVVRSRGVSDAITAVTFAREHDLLLAVQGGGHNIAGNGVCDGGLLLDLSPMRSVRVDPERKIARVESGATLADLDHETQSFGLATPLGINSTTGVAGLTLGGGFGWLTRKYGMTVDNLRSVDIVTADGELRRASTDENADLFWGIRGGSGNFGVVTSFEFDLHEVGPDVLAGPIVYPGEDAPEVLRHVRDFNENAPDESSVWVVLRKAPPLPFLPESVHGVGVAIVVAFYAGEMDEGEEVLAPIREFGDPIADGVGPHPYAEFQQAFDPLLTEGARNYWKSHNFRELPDEAIDTAVEYAKTLPSPLSEIFFGQVGGAMARVPADATAYPHRDPEYVMNVHTRWEDPELDDRCISWAREFYDEMGQYATGDVYVNFISELEGEENLAYGENYERLVELKNKYDPENLFRMNQNVEPTA; from the coding sequence ATGGCAGTAACTACCACTCCCACGGACGACGACGCGGTACGTGAACTCGAGGAACGGCTCCGTGGCGAGTTGCTTCGACCCGACGACCCGGGATACGACGGGGCGCGATCGGTCTGGAACGGGATGATCGACCGGTCGCCGGCGCTCGTCGTTCGCTCGCGGGGCGTCTCGGACGCGATCACCGCGGTGACCTTCGCCCGCGAACACGACCTGTTGCTCGCAGTGCAGGGTGGCGGGCACAACATCGCCGGAAACGGGGTCTGCGACGGTGGGCTCCTGCTCGACCTCTCGCCGATGCGATCGGTTCGAGTCGATCCGGAGCGGAAAATCGCCCGCGTCGAGTCGGGCGCGACGCTGGCCGACCTCGACCACGAAACCCAGTCGTTCGGACTCGCGACGCCGCTCGGCATCAACTCGACGACCGGCGTCGCGGGACTCACGCTCGGCGGCGGGTTCGGCTGGCTCACTCGCAAATACGGCATGACCGTGGACAACCTGCGTTCGGTCGACATCGTCACCGCCGACGGGGAACTTCGTCGCGCGAGTACCGACGAGAACGCGGATCTATTCTGGGGGATCCGCGGCGGTAGCGGTAACTTCGGCGTCGTCACGTCCTTCGAGTTCGACCTCCACGAGGTCGGTCCCGACGTGCTCGCGGGACCGATCGTGTATCCGGGCGAGGACGCGCCCGAGGTGCTCCGACACGTCCGCGACTTCAACGAGAACGCGCCGGACGAGTCGTCCGTCTGGGTCGTCCTCCGCAAGGCCCCGCCGCTCCCGTTCCTGCCCGAGAGCGTCCACGGCGTCGGCGTCGCCATCGTCGTCGCGTTCTACGCCGGCGAGATGGACGAGGGCGAGGAGGTTCTGGCCCCGATCCGGGAGTTCGGCGATCCCATCGCCGACGGCGTGGGCCCGCACCCGTACGCGGAGTTCCAGCAGGCGTTCGATCCCCTGCTCACCGAAGGCGCCCGGAACTACTGGAAGTCGCACAACTTCCGGGAGCTCCCGGACGAAGCCATCGACACCGCCGTCGAGTACGCGAAAACGCTCCCGTCACCGCTGTCGGAGATTTTCTTCGGACAGGTCGGCGGCGCGATGGCGCGCGTGCCGGCGGACGCGACGGCGTACCCCCACCGCGACCCCGAATACGTGATGAACGTCCACACCCGGTGGGAAGACCCCGAACTGGACGACCGGTGCATCTCCTGGGCCCGGGAGTTCTACGACGAGATGGGGCAGTACGCGACCGGCGACGTCTACGTGAACTTCATCAGCGAGCTCGAGGGGGAGGAAAACCTCGCCTACGGCGAGAACTACGAGCGTCTCGTCGAACTCAAGAACAAGTACGATCCGGAGAACCTGTTCCGGATGAACCAGAACGTCGAGCCGACGGCGTAG
- a CDS encoding ArsR/SmtB family transcription factor: MSRSSTSSEAGRESVLECTDCLDPADAFALIGNETRLAILEALWAADERPVSFSELRREVGMRDSAQFNYHLQKLTDHFVTQRDDGYTFKHAGEKVVRSVIAGSFNQHPSLEPFPVEGECFDCGGSLHARYEDERLAIDCADCGQCHGEYAFPPGGLNDRTHDEIADAFDQRVRHLHCLAADGVCPECNGRVETQIVETGECCLGVDVRVDHECAQCGHALCSAAGLRLLDQSAVVRFHDERGVSLDERPYWTLPWCVSPEYTRVVERDPYRLEVRMRLAGDELRVRMDEDLAVLETHLTAVR; encoded by the coding sequence ATGAGCAGATCATCCACCTCGAGCGAGGCCGGCCGCGAGTCGGTCCTCGAGTGTACGGACTGCCTCGACCCGGCCGACGCGTTCGCGCTGATCGGGAACGAGACCCGGCTCGCGATCCTCGAGGCGCTGTGGGCGGCCGACGAGCGCCCCGTCTCGTTTTCGGAGCTGCGCCGCGAGGTCGGGATGCGCGATTCGGCGCAGTTCAACTACCACCTCCAGAAGCTGACCGATCATTTCGTCACGCAGCGAGACGATGGGTACACGTTCAAACACGCCGGCGAGAAGGTCGTCCGGTCGGTGATCGCCGGCTCGTTCAACCAGCACCCCTCCCTCGAACCGTTTCCGGTCGAGGGGGAGTGTTTCGACTGCGGCGGTTCGCTCCACGCCCGCTACGAGGACGAACGGCTCGCGATCGACTGCGCCGACTGCGGCCAGTGCCACGGCGAGTACGCGTTTCCGCCTGGCGGGCTGAACGACCGAACGCACGACGAGATCGCCGACGCCTTCGACCAGCGCGTTCGCCACCTCCACTGCCTGGCGGCCGACGGCGTCTGTCCGGAGTGTAACGGGCGAGTGGAGACGCAAATCGTCGAGACGGGCGAGTGCTGTCTCGGCGTCGACGTGCGCGTCGACCACGAGTGCGCCCAGTGCGGCCACGCCCTCTGCTCGGCCGCCGGACTCCGACTGCTCGATCAGTCGGCGGTCGTTCGCTTCCACGACGAACGCGGGGTCTCGCTCGACGAGCGGCCCTACTGGACCCTCCCGTGGTGCGTCTCCCCCGAGTACACCCGCGTCGTAGAGCGCGATCCGTACCGACTCGAGGTGCGGATGCGGCTGGCCGGCGACGAACTTCGCGTCCGGATGGACGAGGACCTCGCGGTGCTCGAGACGCACCTGACGGCGGTTCGCTGA
- a CDS encoding DUF7093 family protein, which yields MVLRCSLLGHDYGDSDVEREREERGSEVVVTVREYEECTRCGEKHVVSENTEVRSLSTATDVDSRPDESEPTPVGEPASGPDGTDATFVDAEETEPSAAAGGPSSDADDIEIPTDENGDPVTDDGEILEDDGTTASDRDRGHGEWPDSDDVGPPVDAEREPADWPDDEPEPIEDDAVLLDTGTDGEASAIETESTPETAAGGPPAAQGGDPDTDPGSGIERADAAPTPGSEGGTPEDGGPSELYCPRCEFVAGSDRNSLRTGDICPDCRKGYLGERAHRQVR from the coding sequence ATGGTCCTGCGATGTTCGCTGCTCGGACACGACTACGGTGACTCCGACGTCGAACGCGAGCGCGAAGAACGGGGCAGCGAGGTCGTCGTAACCGTCCGGGAGTACGAAGAGTGTACCCGCTGCGGCGAGAAACACGTCGTCAGCGAGAACACCGAAGTGCGGAGTCTCTCGACCGCGACGGACGTCGACTCGCGCCCCGACGAATCCGAACCGACCCCGGTAGGCGAACCAGCATCCGGTCCGGACGGGACGGACGCCACGTTCGTCGACGCCGAGGAGACCGAACCGAGCGCGGCCGCGGGAGGACCGTCGTCGGACGCCGACGACATCGAAATCCCGACCGACGAGAACGGCGATCCGGTCACCGACGACGGGGAGATCCTCGAGGACGACGGGACGACCGCGAGCGACCGCGACCGCGGCCACGGCGAGTGGCCCGACTCCGACGACGTCGGCCCGCCGGTCGACGCCGAGCGCGAACCCGCCGACTGGCCGGACGACGAGCCCGAACCGATCGAGGACGACGCCGTATTACTCGACACCGGGACCGACGGCGAGGCGAGTGCGATCGAGACCGAATCCACACCGGAGACGGCGGCCGGCGGACCGCCCGCGGCTCAGGGCGGGGACCCCGATACCGATCCCGGGAGCGGTATCGAACGCGCCGACGCGGCGCCGACGCCCGGAAGCGAAGGCGGGACGCCGGAAGACGGCGGGCCGTCGGAGCTGTACTGTCCGCGCTGTGAGTTCGTCGCGGGAAGCGACCGCAACTCGCTTCGCACCGGCGACATCTGTCCGGACTGCCGGAAGGGGTATCTCGGCGAACGGGCGCACCGTCAGGTTCGATAG
- a CDS encoding PIN domain-containing protein translates to MSTRVALDTSALMMPVELDVRLFDELDRLVGAYEPTTPQPVIEELRRLSEKGGTEGTAANVGHDLATERCLVVDTEESYADDALVELAREGVVDYVVTNDRPLRDRVLETSIPVIALRGRNKLAITQP, encoded by the coding sequence ATGAGTACCCGGGTCGCTCTCGATACGAGTGCGTTGATGATGCCGGTCGAACTCGACGTTCGGCTGTTCGACGAACTCGACCGGCTGGTCGGCGCCTACGAACCGACGACGCCGCAGCCCGTCATCGAGGAGCTCCGGCGGCTGTCGGAGAAAGGCGGCACCGAAGGCACGGCGGCGAACGTCGGTCACGACCTGGCGACCGAGCGCTGTCTCGTCGTCGACACGGAGGAATCGTACGCCGACGACGCGCTGGTCGAACTCGCCCGCGAGGGCGTCGTCGACTACGTCGTCACGAACGATCGCCCGCTGCGCGACCGGGTGCTCGAAACGAGCATACCGGTAATTGCATTACGCGGGAGAAACAAGTTGGCAATCACTCAACCATAG
- the ygfZ gene encoding CAF17-like 4Fe-4S cluster assembly/insertion protein YgfZ: MSVIEAIHADLGATFGERAGRTVAEHYGRPERAHRAVRNGVGLFEAAYGVVVVEGEDRLEYVDNVVSNRVPAEDGRGCYALVLDPQGGIEVELYVYNAGERLLLFTPPARADSLAEEWSEKVFIQDVEIRVATDDYAIFGVHGPKATEKVASVLNGAASPDERYSFVRGTMGDAGVTVIRTDALTGEESYEVVCAVDAAEDVYDVLLNQGLNAAPFGYRTWDTLCLEAGSPLFETELEGRIPNVLGLRNALDFEKGCYVGQEVVSRVENRGQPSRRLVGLASEGESVPESGAAVFDGDSSVGEVTRADASPLLENVIALAVVDYGLEADEVTVRVDGAEVPATRTELPFVEGSDRSDRLPTYQ; this comes from the coding sequence ATGAGCGTCATCGAGGCCATCCACGCGGATCTCGGAGCGACGTTCGGCGAGCGTGCCGGCCGGACGGTCGCCGAACACTACGGACGACCCGAGCGCGCCCACCGCGCCGTCCGCAACGGCGTCGGTCTGTTCGAGGCCGCCTACGGGGTGGTCGTCGTCGAGGGCGAGGACCGCCTCGAGTACGTCGACAACGTCGTCTCGAATCGCGTCCCGGCCGAGGACGGGCGGGGCTGTTACGCGCTGGTGCTCGACCCGCAGGGCGGAATCGAGGTCGAACTCTACGTCTACAACGCGGGCGAGCGACTGCTGCTCTTTACGCCGCCGGCGCGCGCCGACTCGCTCGCCGAGGAGTGGTCCGAGAAGGTGTTCATTCAGGACGTCGAGATCCGGGTTGCGACCGACGACTACGCCATCTTCGGCGTTCACGGCCCGAAGGCGACGGAGAAGGTCGCGAGCGTCCTCAACGGCGCCGCCTCCCCCGACGAGCGTTACTCGTTCGTCCGCGGCACGATGGGCGACGCGGGCGTCACCGTCATCCGGACCGACGCGCTCACCGGCGAGGAGAGCTACGAGGTGGTCTGCGCCGTCGACGCCGCCGAAGACGTCTACGACGTGCTCTTAAACCAGGGGCTGAACGCCGCTCCCTTCGGCTACCGGACCTGGGACACGCTCTGTCTCGAGGCCGGCTCGCCGCTGTTCGAGACCGAACTCGAGGGGCGGATCCCGAACGTGCTCGGCCTGCGTAACGCGCTCGACTTCGAGAAGGGGTGTTACGTCGGCCAGGAGGTCGTCTCCCGCGTCGAGAACCGCGGCCAACCCAGCCGGCGGCTCGTCGGGCTCGCGTCCGAGGGGGAATCCGTCCCCGAGTCGGGCGCCGCGGTCTTCGACGGCGACTCGTCCGTCGGCGAGGTGACCCGCGCCGACGCCAGCCCGCTGCTCGAGAACGTGATCGCGCTCGCGGTCGTCGACTACGGCCTCGAGGCCGACGAGGTGACGGTGCGGGTCGACGGCGCGGAGGTGCCGGCGACGCGTACCGAACTGCCGTTCGTTGAGGGATCGGACCGATCCGATCGGCTGCCGACGTACCAGTAG
- a CDS encoding DNA-directed RNA polymerase, producing MYKRVRLKDTVEVPPEALGDVSPRLVKQLLQDKLEGRMDEEVGSVVSVTEVHDIGEGAVLPNRPGVYYEAEFDAVTFDPEMQEVIDGTIVEVVEFGAFVGIGPVDGLLHVSQISDEYLAFDGENQQLASNESNRTLGVDDAVRARIVTKSIDERNPRDSKIGLTAKQPGLGKHGWLEEEHEKREAATGE from the coding sequence ATGTACAAACGGGTTAGACTAAAAGATACGGTCGAAGTACCGCCGGAAGCACTCGGCGACGTCTCGCCGAGGCTCGTCAAGCAACTGCTGCAGGACAAACTCGAGGGACGCATGGACGAGGAGGTCGGCAGCGTCGTCTCCGTCACCGAGGTCCACGACATCGGCGAGGGGGCGGTCCTCCCCAACCGTCCGGGCGTCTACTACGAGGCCGAGTTCGACGCCGTCACCTTCGATCCCGAGATGCAGGAGGTCATCGACGGGACGATCGTCGAGGTCGTCGAGTTCGGCGCCTTCGTCGGAATCGGTCCCGTCGACGGCCTGCTTCACGTCTCCCAGATCAGCGACGAGTACCTCGCGTTCGACGGGGAGAACCAGCAGCTCGCGTCGAACGAGTCCAACCGAACGCTCGGCGTCGACGACGCCGTCCGGGCGCGCATCGTCACCAAGAGCATCGACGAACGCAACCCGCGCGACTCGAAGATCGGCCTGACCGCCAAGCAGCCGGGGCTCGGCAAGCACGGCTGGCTCGAGGAAGAACACGAGAAGCGCGAAGCCGCAACGGGTGAATAA
- a CDS encoding GTP-dependent dephospho-CoA kinase family protein, with amino-acid sequence MTRDDARDADSGDEQLLVLPDELRHELKEPMGLLETDAERLLEAVEGPLIAVGDVVTYHFLQAGRLPDVALVDERTERQTVDEEIRETVAKRVNVEATNPPAELTADVVRTLRDALERDEPTTILVDGEEDLVALPAIVVAPDGASVVYGQPGEGMVHVVVGDEVRAEVRALLERFEGDQERFWTLLEGANRDE; translated from the coding sequence GTGACTCGCGACGACGCTCGAGACGCCGACAGCGGAGACGAGCAGCTTCTGGTTTTGCCCGACGAGCTCCGTCACGAACTCAAGGAGCCGATGGGACTGCTCGAAACCGACGCCGAGCGGTTGCTCGAGGCCGTCGAGGGGCCGCTGATCGCCGTCGGCGACGTCGTCACCTACCACTTCCTGCAGGCGGGTCGGCTGCCGGACGTCGCGCTCGTCGACGAGCGGACCGAGCGCCAGACCGTCGACGAGGAGATCCGCGAGACCGTCGCGAAGCGGGTCAACGTCGAAGCGACGAACCCGCCCGCGGAACTCACCGCCGACGTCGTCCGCACGCTCAGGGACGCACTCGAGCGGGACGAGCCGACGACGATCCTGGTTGACGGCGAGGAGGATCTCGTCGCGCTCCCGGCGATCGTCGTCGCGCCCGACGGCGCGAGCGTCGTCTACGGCCAGCCCGGCGAGGGGATGGTCCACGTGGTCGTCGGCGACGAGGTGCGCGCGGAGGTCCGGGCGCTGCTCGAGCGCTTCGAGGGCGATCAGGAGCGGTTCTGGACGCTGCTCGAGGGAGCGAACCGAGACGAATAA
- a CDS encoding geranylgeranyl reductase family protein, which yields MYDFVVVGVGPAGARFSRRTAENGYDVLALEQGTIGTPLACSGHVSTDIWTVTGDGARDDLFQNEIYGARFHVGGPRSDAYPFYKREVASNVIDRVGLDRHLADLAREAGADVRERHTVTGVTERRDRVEIVASGPDGPVTYEAKMVAGCDGPRSRVRDELGLPDPDEFLHGVLAFSEEEDHQNFVDVHLTAPTFFAWRIPRGDAGVEYGLAAPPGVAVSKHFEELIDGYEVDVSLRCSGAIPIGPADRVTSRRGFLIGDAAAQTKPFTGGGILYGTTSADHAAREIDPDRPTSLAAYERAWRDDLEREQRLGRYLRRAYSLPEPVQHAGLGALSGEIGVHMDRPTSLVSPAHLRAMLSRFRP from the coding sequence ATGTACGACTTCGTCGTCGTCGGCGTCGGTCCCGCCGGCGCGCGGTTCTCCCGTCGGACCGCCGAGAACGGCTACGACGTGCTCGCACTCGAGCAGGGGACGATCGGTACGCCGCTGGCCTGCTCGGGGCACGTGAGTACGGACATCTGGACCGTTACCGGCGACGGCGCCCGCGACGACCTCTTTCAGAACGAGATCTACGGCGCGCGATTTCACGTCGGCGGGCCGCGCAGCGACGCCTACCCCTTCTACAAGCGGGAGGTCGCCTCGAACGTTATCGACCGCGTCGGGCTGGACCGCCACCTCGCCGACCTCGCCCGCGAGGCCGGCGCCGACGTTCGCGAGCGACACACCGTCACCGGCGTCACCGAACGCCGCGACCGAGTCGAAATCGTCGCCAGCGGTCCGGACGGCCCCGTCACCTACGAGGCGAAGATGGTCGCCGGTTGCGACGGCCCGCGCTCGCGGGTCCGCGACGAACTCGGGTTGCCGGACCCGGACGAGTTCCTGCACGGCGTCCTCGCCTTCTCCGAGGAGGAGGATCACCAGAACTTCGTCGACGTCCACCTCACCGCGCCGACGTTCTTCGCGTGGCGTATCCCCCGCGGCGACGCCGGCGTCGAGTACGGCCTCGCCGCCCCGCCGGGCGTCGCGGTGAGCAAGCACTTCGAGGAGTTGATCGACGGCTACGAGGTCGACGTCTCCCTCCGCTGTTCGGGCGCGATCCCGATCGGACCGGCGGATCGCGTGACGAGCCGTCGCGGCTTCCTCATCGGCGACGCCGCCGCCCAGACCAAGCCCTTCACCGGCGGCGGCATCCTCTACGGGACGACCAGCGCCGACCACGCCGCGCGGGAGATCGATCCAGACCGACCGACCAGCCTCGCGGCGTACGAACGGGCCTGGCGCGACGACCTCGAGCGCGAACAGCGACTCGGCCGCTACCTTCGGCGGGCGTACTCCCTCCCCGAACCCGTTCAGCACGCCGGCCTCGGCGCGCTCTCCGGCGAGATCGGCGTCCACATGGACCGGCCGACCTCGCTGGTCTCGCCCGCACACCTCAGGGCGATGCTCTCGCGGTTTCGCCCGTGA
- the spt4 gene encoding transcription elongation factor subunit Spt4, with protein MASDRLVCRECHRVNDPNADTCDSCNSSSLTEDWAGYVVIAHPEDSEIATEMQVTEPGAYALKVR; from the coding sequence ATGGCATCCGATCGCCTCGTCTGTCGCGAGTGCCACCGGGTCAACGACCCCAACGCGGACACCTGCGACTCCTGTAACTCCTCGTCGCTGACCGAGGACTGGGCCGGCTACGTCGTCATCGCCCACCCCGAGGACAGCGAAATCGCCACGGAGATGCAGGTCACCGAGCCGGGTGCATACGCGCTGAAGGTCCGGTAG
- a CDS encoding DUF5828 family protein — MEEQISGFKVVGDWGEVVEHGERITEALRETGVQSDAEYRNRFADALDEWDEWRPKAHESFERDVKEKTAEQASVDEGGGERVGAEPDEDLHVTGEKLSESYTALEDRDVEEAVENGTEAIDHAARAVDSVSRKAVRTVEKSVYRHVMTQIAPCYFDNELVSANVQRPIADDGDRFSFEVNINDDHLKADVSTLLSRYEDEIDRWHVDTEKNTAPVETIEGVEVPPEFDDETRPTKT; from the coding sequence ATGGAAGAACAGATTTCTGGATTCAAAGTAGTCGGCGACTGGGGCGAGGTCGTCGAGCACGGCGAACGCATTACCGAAGCCCTCCGAGAGACCGGTGTACAGAGCGACGCCGAGTACCGCAACCGGTTCGCCGACGCGCTCGACGAGTGGGACGAATGGCGGCCGAAGGCCCACGAGAGCTTCGAGCGGGACGTCAAGGAGAAGACCGCCGAGCAGGCGAGCGTGGACGAAGGCGGGGGCGAACGGGTCGGAGCGGAGCCGGACGAGGATCTGCACGTTACTGGCGAGAAGCTCTCGGAGTCGTACACCGCACTCGAGGACCGCGACGTCGAAGAGGCGGTCGAGAACGGAACGGAGGCCATAGACCACGCGGCTCGAGCGGTCGACTCCGTCAGCCGAAAGGCCGTACGAACCGTCGAGAAGAGCGTCTATCGGCACGTGATGACGCAGATCGCACCGTGTTACTTCGACAACGAACTCGTCAGCGCGAACGTTCAGCGACCGATCGCCGACGACGGCGACCGGTTCAGTTTCGAGGTGAATATCAACGACGATCACCTCAAGGCGGACGTTTCGACCCTCCTCTCCCGATACGAGGACGAGATCGATCGCTGGCACGTCGACACCGAGAAGAATACTGCTCCCGTCGAAACGATCGAGGGCGTCGAGGTGCCGCCGGAATTCGACGACGAGACGCGCCCGACGAAAACGTGA
- a CDS encoding DUF6432 family protein translates to MKAKREYRDRAETEVAVLDALVDRADDGMTVFELRAAVEVDIDDLEQALSTLKEDDLIVVESGGDRAVIKPDERVVPDAPVGDEGEQSIGDWIRERMPF, encoded by the coding sequence ATGAAAGCAAAGCGGGAGTACCGGGACCGCGCGGAGACGGAGGTGGCGGTACTCGACGCGCTCGTCGACCGGGCCGACGACGGGATGACCGTCTTCGAACTCCGGGCCGCGGTCGAGGTCGATATCGACGACCTCGAGCAGGCGCTCTCGACGCTCAAGGAGGACGACCTGATCGTCGTCGAGAGCGGCGGCGACCGGGCGGTTATCAAACCCGACGAGCGCGTCGTCCCCGACGCCCCGGTCGGCGACGAGGGCGAGCAGTCGATCGGCGACTGGATTCGCGAGCGGATGCCCTTTTGA
- a CDS encoding DUF5611 family protein — protein MKEYKMRRGEYLEERIPDMEATVEDYFGPITGTQEYKGSDLFVIDEPSNPVFEKIVVGTIEYSGKKNKLGVEFHERDPTELGPDELEAAGEAVDAKNDFLLEATGRDAKSRRDSMKRQVEDDPDHDF, from the coding sequence ATGAAGGAGTACAAGATGCGCCGCGGTGAGTATCTCGAGGAGCGAATCCCCGACATGGAGGCCACCGTCGAGGACTACTTCGGCCCCATCACGGGAACGCAGGAGTACAAGGGAAGCGACCTGTTCGTCATCGACGAACCCAGCAATCCCGTCTTCGAGAAAATCGTCGTCGGTACCATCGAGTACTCCGGCAAGAAGAACAAACTCGGCGTCGAGTTCCACGAACGCGACCCGACCGAACTCGGTCCCGACGAACTCGAGGCCGCCGGCGAGGCCGTCGACGCGAAGAACGACTTCCTGCTCGAGGCGACCGGCCGCGACGCCAAGTCCCGCCGCGACTCGATGAAGCGACAGGTCGAGGACGACCCGGATCACGACTTCTAA
- a CDS encoding translation initiation factor IF-2 subunit gamma has translation MEGNRQPEVNIGLVGHVDHGKTTLVQALSGSWTDQHSEEMKRGISIRLGYADATFRHCPGVDEPECYTVKEECPDGSESEPLRTVSFVDAPGHETLMATMLSGASLMDGAVLVVSANEPVPQPQTEEHLMALDIIGIENIVIAQNKIDLVDSETARDNYEQIQEFVEGTVAEDAPVVPISAGQEVNMDLLIQAVEEEIPTPERDPDTDPRMHVARSFDINKPGTTHENLTGGVLGGSLIQGELEVDDEIEIRPGREVEEGGQTEYVPIRTTIRSLQAGGSNIESVTPGGLLGVGTGLDPSLTKGDALAGRIAGPPGSLPPTWEQFTMDVDLLDRVVGTDAGDVEEISTGEPLMMTVGTATTVGAVTSARSGECEVRLKRPVSAEPGAKIAINRRIGARWRLIGLGTLRE, from the coding sequence ATGGAAGGAAATCGACAACCGGAGGTGAACATCGGACTCGTCGGCCACGTCGACCACGGCAAGACGACGCTGGTGCAGGCGCTCAGCGGCTCGTGGACGGACCAGCACAGCGAGGAGATGAAGCGCGGTATCTCCATCCGACTGGGCTACGCGGACGCGACGTTCCGCCACTGTCCCGGCGTGGACGAACCCGAATGTTACACCGTCAAGGAGGAGTGTCCGGACGGCTCGGAGAGCGAGCCGCTGCGGACCGTCTCGTTCGTCGACGCCCCGGGTCACGAGACCCTGATGGCGACGATGCTCTCGGGCGCCTCGCTGATGGACGGCGCGGTGCTGGTCGTCAGCGCCAACGAGCCCGTCCCCCAGCCCCAGACCGAGGAGCACCTGATGGCGCTCGACATCATCGGCATCGAGAACATCGTCATCGCCCAGAACAAGATCGACCTCGTCGACTCCGAGACCGCTCGAGACAACTACGAGCAGATCCAGGAGTTCGTCGAGGGGACGGTCGCCGAAGACGCGCCGGTCGTCCCGATCTCCGCGGGCCAGGAGGTCAACATGGACCTGCTGATCCAGGCGGTCGAAGAGGAGATCCCGACGCCGGAGCGGGATCCCGACACCGATCCCCGAATGCACGTCGCCCGCAGCTTCGACATCAACAAGCCAGGGACGACCCACGAGAACCTCACCGGCGGCGTCCTCGGCGGCAGCCTCATCCAGGGCGAACTCGAGGTCGACGACGAGATCGAGATCCGCCCCGGCCGCGAGGTCGAGGAGGGGGGACAGACCGAGTACGTCCCGATCCGGACGACGATCCGATCGCTCCAGGCCGGCGGCAGTAACATCGAGTCGGTCACTCCGGGCGGGCTGCTCGGCGTCGGTACGGGCCTCGACCCGTCGCTGACGAAAGGTGACGCGCTCGCCGGCCGAATCGCCGGCCCGCCGGGATCGCTCCCGCCGACGTGGGAGCAGTTCACGATGGACGTCGATCTGCTCGATCGGGTTGTCGGTACCGACGCGGGCGACGTCGAGGAAATCAGCACCGGCGAACCGCTGATGATGACCGTCGGCACGGCGACGACCGTCGGCGCGGTCACGAGCGCGCGCAGCGGCGAGTGCGAGGTTCGGCTCAAGCGCCCCGTCTCGGCCGAGCCGGGCGCGAAGATCGCGATCAACCGCCGGATCGGCGCCCGCTGGCGACTGATCGGACTGGGAACGCTCCGAGAATAG